In Triticum urartu cultivar G1812 chromosome 6, Tu2.1, whole genome shotgun sequence, the following proteins share a genomic window:
- the LOC125512494 gene encoding uncharacterized protein LOC125512494, producing MATSQSTAPSFFNFLKEGLLLPTRNRKLFIAVGAIIVASTTLLLLGSDLAVQPLADEIQLDVKALNGTDPGSLEYAKLVQEIQDDTKELLLVSAGYLLFAVVVSSAVRILLLFATVLTYSGEQRATFSELLGKAKAQLKGPLLTLAFVYVLEIVYVVFLALMGALLVVLMAKQYFVLLILASLLVLSAAISFVYFSFVCSFSVVVAVAEPGCHGAAALGRACRLAKGKKWQVVLYVAVTCALASVLSPVHTLARTCAGNSVAVGLLLGFVYAVLMALVQLFAVCAMTAFYYERRENIDSQLGDTAYTKLSTEEANA from the coding sequence ATGGCGACCAGTCAAAGCACGGCACCTTCGTTCTTCAACTTCCTAAAGGAAGGCCTCCTCCTCCCGACCCGCAACCGGAAGCTCTTCATAGCGGTCGGCGCCATCATCGTCGCCTCCACCACGCTGCTCCTCCTCGGCAGCGACCTCGCCGTCCAGCCCCTCGCCGACGAGATCCAGCTCGACGTCAAGGCGCTAAACGGCACCGACCCCGGCAGCCTGGAGTACGCCAAGCTCGTACAGGAGATCCAGGATGACACCAAGGAGCTCCTGCTCGTAAGCGCGGGGTACCTGCTGTTCGCGGTCGTCGTCAGCTCCGCCGTCCggatcctcctcctcttcgccaCCGTCTTGACGTACTCCGGCGAGCAGCGTGCTACCTTCAGCGAGCTCCTCGGGAAAGCTAAGGCGCAGCTGAAGGGCCCCCTGCTCACGCTCGCCTTCGTCTACGTCCTGGAGATCGTCTACGTCGTGTTTCTGGCGTTGATGGGGGCGCTTCTCGTTGTTCTCATGGCGAAGCAGTACTTCGTGTTGCTCATCCTGGCGTCGCTGCTAGTCCTCTCCGCGGCCATCTCCTTCGTGTACTTCTCCTTCGTCTGCTCTTTCAGCGTCGTCGTGGCGGTGGCCGAGCCCGGCTGCCACGGCGCAGCCGCCTTAGGCAGGGCGTGTAGGCTGGCGAAGGGGAAGAAGTGGCAGGTCGTGCTGTACGTCGCCGTTACCTGTGCCCTGGCCAGCGTCCTTTCGCCGGTGCACACGCTCGCGAGGACTTGCGCGGGTAATAGCGTGGCTGTTGGGTTGCTCTTAGGTTTTGTGTACGCCGTTCTGATGGCACTCGTGCAGTTGTTCGCCGTCTGCGCCATGACCGCGTTCTACTACGAGCGCAGGGAGAACATCGACAGCCAGCTGGGGGATACTGCATACACCAAGTTATCAACGGAAGAAGCAAACGCTTGA